A single Streptomyces sp. Edi2 DNA region contains:
- a CDS encoding M14 family metallopeptidase: MRPRLRGGRTTVLAALLSLALAAPIAAAQDRAAPVDGPATGTAARTELPHQYEVAGLATPAQRTALTATGATIDEVHARKVVITANRAQAAAARQLGYSLRRLPDPPATKPASPVGTRVKDFPAGYTKYHTYDEATKEIDALVAKYPALLSKQVIGTSHEGRALLALKLSKNVAQDEAEPEVLFTAHQHAREHLTVEMALYLLNEFTSKYGTDPRITKMLDSREIWIIPDLNPDGGAYDIASGSFRSWRKNRQPNAGSGSVGTDLNRNWDFKWGCCGGSSSSPSSETYRGKSPASAPEVQVVSKFVHSRIVGGKQQIKAAIDFHTYSELVLWPFGFTNDDTGPGMTQDDHDTFATIGKDMATTNGYTPEQSSDLYITDGAIDDWLWGDQKVFAYTFEMYPSSFGSGGFYPRDTVIPKETSRNREAVLRLLEIADCPYRAIGKEGQYCKGS, encoded by the coding sequence ATGCGACCACGTCTCCGCGGCGGACGGACCACCGTCCTCGCCGCGCTCCTCTCCCTCGCGCTCGCCGCTCCGATCGCCGCCGCCCAGGACCGGGCCGCCCCCGTGGACGGGCCCGCCACCGGCACCGCGGCGCGCACCGAACTCCCCCATCAGTACGAGGTGGCGGGCCTCGCCACCCCCGCCCAGCGCACCGCCCTCACCGCGACCGGCGCCACCATCGACGAGGTCCACGCCCGCAAGGTCGTCATCACGGCGAACCGCGCCCAGGCCGCAGCCGCCCGCCAACTCGGCTACTCACTCCGCAGACTGCCGGATCCTCCGGCCACCAAGCCCGCGTCCCCCGTCGGCACTCGGGTCAAGGACTTCCCCGCCGGCTACACGAAGTACCACACCTACGACGAGGCCACGAAGGAGATCGACGCCCTCGTCGCCAAGTACCCGGCACTCCTCAGCAAGCAGGTCATCGGCACCTCACACGAGGGCCGCGCCCTGCTCGCCCTCAAGCTCAGCAAGAACGTCGCCCAGGACGAGGCGGAGCCCGAAGTTCTCTTCACCGCCCACCAGCACGCCAGGGAACACCTCACCGTCGAGATGGCCCTCTACCTCCTGAACGAGTTCACCTCGAAGTACGGGACCGACCCCCGCATCACCAAGATGCTCGACTCCCGCGAGATCTGGATCATCCCGGACCTCAACCCGGACGGCGGCGCCTACGACATCGCCTCCGGCTCGTTCCGCAGCTGGCGCAAGAACCGCCAGCCCAACGCCGGATCCGGCAGCGTCGGCACCGACCTCAACCGCAACTGGGACTTCAAGTGGGGCTGCTGCGGCGGCTCTTCGTCCAGCCCCTCCTCCGAGACCTACCGCGGCAAGTCCCCCGCCTCCGCCCCCGAGGTCCAGGTCGTCTCGAAGTTCGTCCACAGCCGGATCGTCGGCGGCAAGCAGCAGATCAAGGCCGCCATCGACTTCCACACGTACAGCGAACTGGTCCTGTGGCCCTTCGGCTTCACCAACGACGACACCGGCCCCGGCATGACCCAGGACGACCACGACACCTTCGCCACCATCGGCAAGGACATGGCCACCACCAACGGCTACACCCCCGAGCAGTCCAGCGACCTGTACATCACCGACGGCGCGATCGACGACTGGCTGTGGGGCGACCAGAAGGTGTTCGCCTACACCTTCGAGATGTACCCGTCATCCTTCGGCTCCGGCGGCTTCTACCCGCGCGACACCGTCATCCCGAAGGAGACCTCCCGCAACCGCGAGGCGGTGCTCCGGCTGCTGGAGATAGCGGACTGTCCTTACCGGGCGATCGGGAAGGAAGGGCAGTACTGCAAGGGCAGTTGA
- a CDS encoding serine protease yields the protein MNRPLVGTLATAVLGAAALAGTVGTAHAAPQHGTRNVKQQSVKQQHVKQQYTEKQGLRRGKTKAVDFAGTVALSNCSGSVVRMPTSQANDPALVMSNGHCLESGMPGAGEVIVDQPSSRSFTLLNKSAGRAGTIRATKIAYATMTDTDVSLYQTSSTYAQIEQKYGIKPLELATDHPAKGAAISVVSGYWKKIYSCNIDGFVPTLKEGEWTWKDSVRYTPQCKTIGGTSGSPVIDTATGKVAAINNTGNEDGEKCTVNNPCEVDENGNVTVHQGINYAEETYGIPKCFGAGNKLDLSAAGCALPKPAAARR from the coding sequence ATGAACAGACCTCTCGTCGGCACCCTGGCCACGGCCGTGCTGGGAGCCGCAGCCCTGGCGGGCACCGTCGGAACGGCCCACGCGGCACCGCAGCACGGGACCCGGAACGTCAAGCAGCAGAGCGTGAAGCAGCAGCACGTCAAGCAGCAGTACACCGAGAAGCAGGGCCTCCGGCGGGGCAAGACCAAGGCGGTGGACTTCGCCGGCACTGTCGCGCTGAGCAACTGCTCCGGATCGGTCGTCCGGATGCCCACCTCGCAGGCGAACGACCCGGCCCTGGTGATGTCCAACGGCCACTGTCTGGAAAGCGGTATGCCCGGCGCCGGCGAGGTCATCGTCGACCAGCCGTCCAGCCGCAGCTTCACGCTGCTCAACAAGTCGGCCGGGCGGGCGGGCACGATCAGGGCCACCAAGATCGCCTACGCCACGATGACCGACACCGATGTCTCGCTCTACCAGACCTCGTCGACGTACGCGCAGATCGAGCAGAAGTACGGGATCAAGCCACTGGAGCTGGCCACCGACCACCCGGCCAAGGGCGCGGCGATCAGCGTCGTTTCCGGCTACTGGAAGAAGATCTACTCCTGCAACATCGACGGGTTCGTGCCCACCCTCAAGGAGGGTGAATGGACCTGGAAGGACTCGGTCCGCTACACCCCGCAGTGCAAGACGATCGGCGGCACGTCCGGGTCGCCGGTGATCGACACCGCCACCGGAAAGGTCGCGGCCATCAACAACACGGGCAATGAGGACGGCGAGAAGTGCACCGTCAACAACCCGTGCGAGGTGGACGAGAACGGCAATGTCACGGTGCACCAGGGCATCAACTATGCCGAGGAGACGTACGGGATACCGAAGTGCTTCGGTGCCGGCAACAAGCTGGACCTGAGCGCGGCCGGATGCGCGCTGCCCAAGCCGGCGGCCGCCCGTAGGTGA
- the cpaB gene encoding Flp pilus assembly protein CpaB, producing the protein MNSRQRRGVILLLLSVLCAVGAFVGVLSVIKNVESKVGPEKTAYRLKSDVAAYKALDPGQFEKVKMPERWLPPTAVTDLDKVSGRIAVTPLKKGSLLQDDMIVERPALKAGQQEIAIMIDAATGVAGKINPGARVNIYATFEGKRPEDKPVSKVIVSGAQVIDVGKLTPLEAKDPGDTSTTTGRQAGDAVPITFALNTQDAQRVAYAESFASHVRLALLAPGSEATVPPGQRTYTLDGDK; encoded by the coding sequence ATGAACTCACGCCAGCGCCGCGGAGTGATCCTGCTGCTCCTGTCGGTTCTCTGTGCGGTCGGCGCGTTCGTCGGCGTACTGTCGGTGATCAAGAACGTCGAGTCCAAGGTCGGTCCCGAAAAGACGGCGTACCGGCTGAAGTCGGATGTCGCGGCCTATAAAGCGCTGGATCCTGGGCAGTTCGAGAAGGTGAAGATGCCCGAGCGGTGGCTGCCGCCCACCGCCGTGACCGATCTGGACAAGGTCAGCGGCAGGATCGCGGTGACCCCGCTGAAGAAGGGGTCGCTGCTGCAGGACGACATGATCGTCGAACGGCCCGCGCTGAAGGCCGGACAGCAGGAGATCGCCATCATGATCGACGCGGCCACCGGAGTGGCGGGCAAGATCAACCCTGGTGCCCGGGTGAACATCTACGCCACCTTCGAGGGGAAGCGCCCCGAGGACAAGCCGGTCTCCAAGGTCATCGTCTCCGGTGCCCAGGTCATCGACGTCGGCAAGCTGACGCCGCTGGAGGCCAAGGACCCCGGCGACACCAGCACCACCACAGGGCGGCAGGCCGGGGACGCCGTCCCGATCACCTTCGCGCTGAACACCCAGGACGCCCAACGAGTCGCGTACGCGGAGTCCTTCGCCTCGCACGTACGGCTCGCCCTGCTCGCCCCCGGCAGCGAGGCCACCGTCCCGCCGGGCCAGCGCACCTACACCCTCGACGGCGACAAGTGA
- a CDS encoding AAA family ATPase, whose product MTIRILPAIGDPDAARAVSSLLNQLPDAEPAPAVADSAALLHALAGAAAQGAGGSFAGSPPEAGAPSGVEALPEVVLVHERIGPTPALELIREVALRFPAIGVVLITTDAGPALFSAAMDAGARGIVGLPLGYDELAARVQAAAQWSAGVRVHLGGSPEAAPGPAGTLVTVTGAKGGVGATVTAVQLALAARAAGRSVALVDLDLQSGDVASYLDVQFRRSIVDLAGIQDISVRVLQDAVHDHHTGLGLLLAPEEGERGEEVDDRAARQVIGALRSRYEVVLVDCGSQMQSANAAAVELADVALLVTTPDVVAVRAAKRQVRLWDRLQIRQAEDTMTVVNRLTRNTEIQPPLVAKATGTQVARTHVPAAFKELQPCVDAGRMQDLDGRSTVRQALWALAGELGLVESPAVRREGRGSHRARPTLTGRRRKAITPGAAPGSGTGQGPVPGQASGAGSGSGIRFGARRGSPAAAGGSGPFDPAGPYEEG is encoded by the coding sequence GTGACCATCCGTATCCTCCCGGCGATCGGCGACCCGGACGCCGCACGAGCGGTGTCCTCGCTGCTCAACCAGCTGCCGGACGCCGAGCCCGCACCCGCCGTCGCCGACTCCGCCGCGCTGCTCCACGCGCTGGCCGGCGCCGCCGCCCAGGGGGCCGGCGGGTCGTTCGCCGGTTCTCCGCCCGAGGCGGGTGCGCCGTCCGGAGTCGAAGCGCTCCCCGAGGTCGTGCTCGTCCATGAGCGGATCGGCCCGACGCCGGCGCTGGAGCTGATCCGCGAGGTGGCGCTGCGTTTCCCCGCCATCGGCGTCGTACTGATCACCACGGACGCCGGGCCCGCGCTGTTCTCCGCGGCGATGGACGCCGGTGCCCGCGGCATCGTCGGACTGCCACTCGGCTACGACGAGTTGGCCGCCCGGGTGCAGGCCGCCGCCCAGTGGTCGGCGGGGGTACGGGTACACCTAGGGGGCAGCCCGGAGGCGGCCCCGGGGCCGGCCGGGACCCTGGTGACCGTGACCGGCGCCAAGGGAGGGGTCGGCGCCACCGTCACCGCCGTGCAGCTGGCGCTGGCCGCACGGGCCGCCGGACGTAGCGTCGCGCTGGTGGACCTGGATCTGCAGTCCGGTGATGTGGCCTCCTACCTGGACGTCCAGTTCCGCCGTTCGATCGTCGACCTGGCGGGCATTCAGGACATCTCCGTACGGGTGCTCCAGGACGCGGTGCACGACCACCACACGGGGCTCGGGCTGCTGCTGGCGCCCGAGGAGGGGGAGCGCGGCGAGGAGGTCGACGACCGGGCGGCCCGCCAGGTCATCGGTGCGCTGCGCTCCCGCTACGAAGTGGTGCTGGTCGACTGCGGCTCCCAGATGCAGTCCGCCAACGCCGCGGCCGTCGAACTCGCCGACGTGGCACTGCTGGTGACCACCCCGGACGTGGTGGCCGTACGGGCCGCCAAGCGGCAGGTGCGGCTGTGGGACCGACTGCAGATCCGTCAGGCGGAGGACACCATGACCGTGGTCAACCGCCTCACCCGTAACACCGAGATCCAGCCGCCGCTGGTCGCCAAGGCCACCGGCACCCAGGTTGCCAGGACCCATGTGCCGGCTGCCTTCAAGGAGCTCCAGCCCTGTGTCGACGCGGGCCGGATGCAGGACCTCGACGGGCGGTCGACGGTCCGGCAGGCGCTGTGGGCGCTGGCGGGCGAGCTCGGCCTGGTCGAGTCACCGGCCGTGCGGCGGGAGGGCCGGGGCAGCCACCGGGCGCGCCCGACACTGACGGGGCGCCGGCGCAAGGCCATAACGCCGGGGGCGGCTCCCGGTTCCGGGACAGGTCAGGGTCCGGTACCGGGGCAGGCCTCCGGGGCGGGGTCGGGGTCCGGTATCCGCTTCGGCGCGCGGCGGGGCTCCCCGGCGGCGGCCGGCGGCTCGGGTCCGTTCGATCCGGCCGGTCCCTACGAGGAGGGCTGA
- a CDS encoding TadE/TadG family type IV pilus assembly protein — translation MRRPLGGNDRGQVAVEFMGMLPLILLVLALLWQLVLVGYAFSLAAHAADRGARAGTATEGGGAGACHAAAEEDLPSSWRGGAGISCHPEAGVWKATVHIEVPVLFPGTGSFPWPVQGSAGAAKEDPR, via the coding sequence GTGCGGCGCCCACTGGGCGGCAACGACCGGGGGCAGGTCGCCGTGGAGTTCATGGGGATGCTCCCGCTGATCCTGCTGGTCCTCGCGCTGCTGTGGCAGCTGGTGCTGGTCGGCTACGCGTTCTCGCTCGCCGCCCACGCCGCTGACCGGGGCGCGCGGGCCGGTACGGCGACGGAAGGCGGTGGCGCCGGTGCTTGCCATGCCGCCGCCGAGGAGGATCTGCCCAGTTCCTGGCGGGGCGGTGCCGGCATCTCCTGCCACCCCGAAGCAGGCGTGTGGAAGGCGACGGTCCATATCGAGGTCCCGGTGCTCTTCCCCGGCACGGGCAGCTTCCCGTGGCCGGTGCAGGGCTCGGCCGGCGCGGCGAAGGAGGACCCTCGATGA
- a CDS encoding TadE/TadG family type IV pilus assembly protein translates to MSIEFLGFLPILLVIGLAVVQLGLAAFAVQQAGTGARAAARTASMDETDHPPDPETAGRAAMTGWVARDAQVSVDGGGGDAVSATVRVTIPSLLPGVDNFGTASRSATMPRPQDLGALGLGPAVDTYEVDTHEVDTYEGAPPR, encoded by the coding sequence GTGTCCATCGAATTCCTCGGCTTCCTGCCGATCCTGCTGGTCATCGGGCTGGCGGTGGTCCAGCTCGGCCTGGCCGCATTCGCCGTCCAGCAGGCCGGTACAGGAGCGCGCGCCGCGGCCCGTACCGCCTCGATGGACGAGACCGACCACCCACCCGACCCGGAGACCGCCGGCCGGGCCGCGATGACCGGCTGGGTCGCCCGCGACGCGCAGGTCTCGGTGGACGGCGGCGGGGGCGACGCGGTCAGCGCGACCGTGCGCGTCACCATCCCCTCGCTCCTGCCCGGCGTCGACAACTTCGGCACCGCCTCCCGCAGCGCCACCATGCCCCGCCCGCAGGACCTCGGCGCCCTGGGACTCGGACCCGCCGTGGACACGTACGAAGTGGACACTCACGAAGTGGACACCTACGAAGGAGCACCCCCGCGATGA
- a CDS encoding CpaF family protein: protein MSLKARIVAPEPAGEARQDSNLVAVYRAKLLEEIDLAEMSSLAAAERRGRLERVLGHIISREGPVLSTAERAQLIRRVVDEALGLGVLEPLLEDASITEIMVNGPDQVYVERAGRVELLPVRFASHEQLMQTIERIVSTVNRRVDESNPMVDARLPSGERVNVIIPPLALNGATLTIRRFPRAYTLAELIGMGTLDEQMLMLLAGLVRAKFNVVVSGATGAGKTTLLNALSGLIPDGERIITVEDAAELQLQQSHVIRLESRPPNVEGKGRITIRDLVRNSLRMRPDRIIVGEVRGGETLDMLQAMSTGHDGSLATVHANSAEDALMRLQTLASMSDVKIPFEALRDQINSAVDCIVQLTRHADGSRRISEVALLDSRGHEDYRIATVCRFDAEPMGADRIVHGRFRYFPLPRRVAERLFMASEPTPPACGVATDDAQLATRKALS, encoded by the coding sequence ATGAGCCTGAAAGCCCGGATCGTCGCACCCGAGCCGGCCGGTGAGGCGCGCCAGGACAGCAATTTGGTCGCCGTCTACCGCGCCAAACTGCTCGAAGAGATCGACCTCGCCGAGATGTCCTCGCTGGCCGCGGCCGAGCGCCGCGGGCGGCTGGAACGAGTGCTGGGCCACATCATCAGCCGTGAGGGCCCGGTGCTCTCCACCGCCGAACGCGCCCAGCTCATCCGCCGGGTGGTGGACGAGGCGCTGGGCCTCGGGGTGCTGGAGCCGCTGCTCGAAGACGCCTCGATCACCGAGATCATGGTCAACGGACCCGACCAGGTGTACGTCGAGCGGGCCGGCCGGGTCGAACTGCTGCCCGTCCGCTTCGCCTCGCACGAGCAGCTGATGCAGACCATCGAGCGGATCGTCTCCACGGTCAACCGGCGGGTCGACGAGTCGAATCCGATGGTCGACGCCCGGCTGCCGTCCGGCGAACGCGTCAACGTCATCATCCCGCCGCTGGCCCTGAACGGCGCCACCCTCACCATCCGACGCTTCCCGCGCGCCTACACGCTCGCCGAACTCATCGGCATGGGCACGCTCGACGAGCAGATGCTGATGCTGCTGGCGGGGCTGGTGCGGGCCAAGTTCAATGTGGTGGTCTCCGGTGCCACCGGCGCGGGCAAGACCACACTGCTCAACGCGCTCTCCGGACTGATCCCGGACGGGGAGCGGATCATCACCGTCGAGGACGCCGCCGAACTCCAGCTCCAGCAGAGCCACGTCATCCGGCTGGAGTCCCGGCCGCCCAACGTGGAGGGCAAGGGCCGGATCACCATTCGCGACCTCGTACGCAACTCCCTGCGCATGCGCCCCGACCGCATCATCGTCGGCGAGGTGCGCGGCGGGGAGACCCTGGACATGCTCCAGGCGATGTCCACCGGCCACGACGGTTCGCTCGCCACCGTCCACGCCAACAGCGCCGAGGACGCCCTGATGCGGCTGCAGACCCTGGCCTCCATGTCGGACGTCAAGATCCCCTTCGAGGCGCTGCGGGACCAGATCAACAGCGCCGTCGACTGCATCGTCCAGCTCACCCGGCACGCCGACGGCTCTCGCCGGATCAGCGAGGTCGCCCTCCTCGACTCGCGCGGCCACGAGGACTACCGCATCGCGACGGTCTGCCGCTTCGACGCCGAGCCGATGGGCGCGGACCGCATCGTGCACGGGCGGTTCCGCTACTTCCCGCTGCCGCGGCGGGTCGCCGAACGCCTCTTCATGGCGAGCGAGCCCACCCCGCCCGCTTGCGGCGTCGCCACCGATGACGCCCAACTCGCCACCCGGAAGGCCCTCTCATGA
- a CDS encoding type II secretion system F family protein, which produces MTGGNPLALLAIGSALLCGVLAIAGVRTYAAGHAQRQAVVDRLDDERRLPADGRRRRFPSVDRALRGTRFGRRLELRLAATGLDVTPGEFFVYMLGAVLALWLVAQAALAPFFGPIAALVAVWAAFAFLNWQRQKRIEKFINQLPELSRILANATQAGLALRTALGMAAEELEAPAGEELAKVSDKLSVGHSIDEALGELAERLPSRELVVLVTTLVLSNRAGGTVVGSLRNLTTTLEERKETRREVRTQLSQVVVTAYVVPLLGIGTLLLMNRIAPGAIDRMTSSFLGQLAVVAAFVLYGLGFFFIRRLSKIDV; this is translated from the coding sequence ATGACCGGCGGGAACCCCCTCGCCCTGCTCGCCATCGGGTCCGCCCTGCTGTGCGGGGTGCTCGCGATCGCCGGCGTACGGACCTATGCCGCCGGGCACGCCCAGCGGCAGGCCGTCGTCGACCGGCTCGACGACGAGCGCAGGCTGCCGGCCGACGGACGCCGGCGCCGCTTCCCGTCCGTCGACCGCGCCCTGCGCGGCACCCGCTTCGGCCGCCGCCTCGAACTGCGGCTGGCCGCCACCGGCCTGGATGTCACTCCCGGCGAATTCTTCGTCTACATGCTCGGCGCGGTGCTCGCGCTGTGGCTGGTCGCGCAGGCCGCCCTCGCCCCGTTCTTCGGCCCGATCGCCGCGCTGGTCGCCGTCTGGGCGGCGTTCGCCTTCCTCAACTGGCAGCGCCAGAAGCGCATCGAGAAGTTCATCAACCAGCTGCCCGAGCTCTCCCGGATCCTCGCCAACGCCACCCAGGCCGGACTGGCCTTGCGGACGGCGCTGGGCATGGCGGCCGAGGAGCTGGAGGCCCCGGCCGGCGAGGAGCTGGCCAAGGTCTCCGACAAGCTCTCCGTCGGCCACTCCATCGACGAGGCGCTGGGCGAGCTGGCCGAACGCCTCCCCTCCCGCGAACTCGTCGTCCTGGTGACCACCCTGGTGCTCTCCAACCGCGCCGGCGGCACCGTCGTCGGCTCGCTGCGCAACCTCACCACGACCCTGGAGGAGCGCAAGGAGACCCGCCGCGAGGTCCGCACCCAGCTCTCCCAGGTCGTCGTCACCGCCTATGTCGTCCCGCTGCTCGGCATCGGCACCCTGCTGCTGATGAACCGGATCGCGCCGGGCGCCATCGACCGGATGACCTCCTCCTTCCTCGGCCAGCTCGCGGTCGTGGCGGCCTTTGTCCTCTACGGGCTCGGGTTCTTCTTCATCCGCCGGCTGTCCAAGATCGACGTCTAG
- a CDS encoding DUF5936 domain-containing protein yields the protein MGIGILLAAAFALSVAGICCGIALYRREARLPPDLALSLEVGATRTTVVGSAVDRTGMRYAPLVLRLMGDKRTARVRRRIDLAGNPGGLTVDRYAARRAVYGALGFFGALVMFLRAQPLLGVLMVLFGLFWTEVGIWAAIRQRRDTIERTLPDFLDVLAVVVSAGLSFRQALDRVAEKYEGPWADELRITLRQMDMGVSRRAAFEELRKRNDSEQVAQFVTALQQGEELGSPIVETLIQIANDMRRTDAQNARRRAARAVPKATMVVTTFMVPATMILLIAGFFLGSGTSFGSLMGE from the coding sequence ATGGGAATCGGAATTCTGCTGGCCGCGGCCTTCGCCCTCTCGGTCGCCGGCATCTGCTGCGGTATCGCGCTCTACCGCCGAGAGGCCCGGCTGCCGCCCGACCTGGCGCTGTCCCTGGAGGTCGGCGCGACCCGCACCACGGTGGTCGGTTCGGCCGTGGACCGCACCGGCATGCGCTACGCGCCGCTGGTGCTCCGGCTGATGGGCGACAAGCGCACCGCCCGGGTCCGGCGGCGGATCGACCTGGCCGGCAATCCCGGCGGGCTGACCGTCGACCGGTACGCCGCCCGGCGCGCCGTCTACGGGGCCCTCGGCTTCTTCGGCGCGCTGGTGATGTTCCTGCGCGCTCAGCCGCTGCTCGGCGTCCTGATGGTGCTCTTCGGTCTCTTCTGGACCGAGGTCGGCATCTGGGCCGCGATCCGCCAGCGCAGGGACACCATCGAACGCACCCTCCCGGACTTTCTGGACGTGCTGGCGGTCGTGGTCAGCGCGGGATTGAGCTTCCGTCAGGCGCTGGACCGAGTCGCGGAGAAGTACGAGGGGCCCTGGGCCGATGAACTGCGGATCACGCTGCGTCAGATGGACATGGGCGTCAGCCGCCGGGCGGCCTTCGAGGAGCTACGCAAACGCAACGACTCCGAACAGGTCGCCCAGTTCGTCACCGCCCTCCAGCAGGGCGAGGAACTGGGCTCGCCGATCGTCGAGACCCTGATCCAGATCGCCAACGACATGCGCCGCACCGACGCCCAGAACGCCCGGCGCCGCGCCGCCCGCGCGGTCCCCAAGGCCACCATGGTCGTCACCACTTTTATGGTTCCGGCCACGATGATCCTGCTCATCGCCGGGTTCTTCCTGGGCTCGGGGACCAGCTTCGGCTCGCTGATGGGGGAGTGA